The genomic segment CCTCAGAGATGCCAGTTATGCTTACCACAAAAAGTGGGAGCTGTCATGCAACACTGCCGGAGCACATCAGGTTGAGGAAAGCCACAACCCAAGCAGTGACTCAGAAATCCTTCCTGAGAACCGAGGGGCTCAAGCCCAGTTCCACAGCTGCTTCTGACCAGCTTACAGAAAGTTCTCGTCTTGGGGAGAAGGCACGTGAACAATTCCTGCACATACAACTTGCTGAGCAGGCAGTTCCTTCCATCCGCCTGTGCCCCGGGGACCTTCTCCCCCTCAAGGGAGAGTGGTCAGGGTATCATCTCAAGTGGGCTCCTGGTGGCCCTTCAAGTCTGAGAACTGCTGATGCCCAACGATCCAGGAACGGGATCGTTCTCATCACCCCATTGCCTGGTTTGCTGGATGGCTGCCTCAGGAAGAACCAAATGGCCCTTCCTTGTGGAGAGCTCACCCCGATACCTCCCAGGGGTCTTCAAGCCAGATATGGGGGGCAACTGGTGGGCCTGGCCTGCGTGCCTGTCAAGGACTCACTCCAGTGTCTATGAAGAGAGAACCAGGAGCAGAAAAATAGGGGGGAGGCCGGAAGGAGCGACCCAGAGCTATGTAGGCAACCAGACCAGGCCTCCACGGAAGCCTGAGCCTCATCTTCAGAGGGTTCAAGCAGCATTAAATGTCAGTAGGAGCAGAAACACGTTTACAGTAGAAGGAAGTTTTCCAAGTTTAGCTTTGCAACCAGAGACGCTCTGGAAAAAGGAATTTACAAAAATAGACTAAGGTTTTCAGGATGTCAGCCCCTCAACCCCTGGCCCATTGGCCACTGACTGATGCCCACTGCTGGCCAAGCCCAGCTGCCGCCACTGGCCATGAAGCGGCTCTCCCTACCCCCAAGGCCCAGCTAGCAGCTCTGAACGCATCTCTGGAGCACATGCAGAGGAGACTCAATAGATCCCAAACAGTGAAGCCCAGGCCTGGATCCCCAAGGATGGACTAGATCTCAGAGTGCAGAGTAAGATCTACAGGATTCCTCTCCAGCAGCAGGTCAGGAAAAAGCCACTCATCACCGGCTGCCTTTCCTCTCCTTGCTCAAGCGGGCCAACCGTCCCTCCGTCTGCAGAAGGGGCTCAGCCTCCAGCATCTAAGGTGGTGCCGGGCTGCAGCAGCCATGTTTGGGCCACAAACCTTTCCTGCAACAGGCCCCAGAGTCTGCCCAAGACCCCAGGGTTTCCTCCAACTGAGCAGCCAGGTTGCCCGGAGGAGGCGGGAGAGGAGGCAGCGTTTCCCCGGCCCCAGCCTGCCCCATGGCAGCTCTCTGGCTTCAGACCCACTCCTGCAGGGACCGCTTGCAGTAGAGGAGCGCATGGGGATGGCCCTTCCGCTGCAGCCGCACAATGACGTAGGCCAGCCCCAGGACacacagcagcaggagcagcagcaccaCTGCCATGGCGATGCTCACCATCAGTGGGTAATCGTTGATGTGCACCACGATGTCCATGTCcccgcccccctccccaccccgccCCCTGCCCTCCCCAGCATCCTTCTCCACAgtggattcctcctcctcctcctcctcctccgggccTGGGGCCACAGCACCCTCCTCCGTTTCCTTGTCCTGCCGGGGCTTGAAAGGGGGCTGGCCGGCATCAGGCCAGCGATGGCCGGGGTCCGGGTCCACAGCTGCCTCCTCCTGGCAGCCCATGAAGTCCCGCAGAATGGATTTGGGGTAGCCAGGCTCTGTTTTCAGCCGCTCGTTGTTGAACTTCCAATACAACCTGCCCTTGTAGAAATACGTGTGGGCTGGAAGAAAGCAGGAGAGGCGACGTGTCAGGAGGGCCCCCAGCCAACCCCCTCTCAGCTAAGAGGCTGTCGGGGCCCTTGGGCGTGGTATCCCCACTGGGCGTCTTTGGCGCACAAAGGTCTCTCCCAAGAATTCCTCGGACAGCGCATATCATGCACAGCGTGGCTGTCCAGATCCAGCCCTGACTTCTGGAAGGGCAGCTCCACCAGTGGCACCAGCAGCAGATTTGCACGTtcagaaggaaggggaggaggaacagGAGGAGATGGTGGGAAAGGGAGAGGCACGCAGGAGGCACCAAGTCCCAAGGCCTCGGCGACTGTGTTCGCAGAGCAGGTCCAGCCAGGGTAGATAAAGACCCAGCATCTGCTTTTGCACAACACTGACTGCTTTTAAACTGGGTTACTTTTCCGTGGCTTAAGGGCTCTGTAGAAGCCTAGTCCTTTAGATCATGTATGGTTCAGGAACCTAGAAAATGAGTTACTTCCATGATATGGCGGTGTATTGGGGGTGGACAGCCAACGGTCGGTCCCCTGAAGAGGGAACCTTGCCGCTGCCTGCCAGAGGCCTCTGAAAGCAGCAGCAGGCCGGTCAGGTGGCAGCAGCTTCTTGCCCTGATCTGCCACATCAGCAGCAAAGGGGGGCTCTTCACAGATGGGTGCCGAGTCTGCACATCCCTTTCCATGACTTCCTCTAACGGCACAACCCACCAACCTCTTGATGTCCGATGGGAAAATCAgaactctttcctttcctttcctttcctcttcccgGAAGACGCAGGAGTGGAGTCGAAGACAGCTCTGCTTAGCTGCACGCTTAGCGCCATCCAGCCTTGCtgagcctcccctcccctcccaggtGGCCTTTCATCTCACAGGGAGACTCAACCTTCCCTGACCTGGAGCTCAATTCCCCAAATCCCCAAGGCCGGCATGGATATTCCATTCGCCAAACTGCTGGAAGACGCTCGGGTTGCTGAAACCAGCCCAAACGGGTGATTTGTTTTAATAATGCTGCCCCCAATTTATGTAGGGCATGCATTAAGCAAATTGGTCAGTGATTTCCTACAAATCTTTTTTCAATGAAGAATTGGTGTTGCACGGATGACCCTCTAACCCTGCACCCCAGGTGTTTCTCAGCCACCCCTTGCCCCAGATTCCCACGCCTGACAAGCCGGTCCCCCTCCTTCTGGCCCAGGATGACCTTCCCATCTGCAGTCATTTGCCCCCCCAGTTCGCCTGCCATATTCCCAGCCTGGTTCGTCCACTCACCGGCATCAGGGCTGAGAAAGGCGCCCTTGGGGGCAGGAGGGACCCCGGCCCAGACGCTGACCTTCCTTGGGTAGCCGTGGTCCACAGAGTCCCTGTCCTCATCAAAGCGCCAGTACCTGCAGGAGGAAAGGGCCTCCATGAACAGCTTTCCTGGGCCCAGAGAAGCTCAGGGGGCATCAAACCCCAAAGGGCCCCACTGCGGCCCCACGCAGCTCTTAGCATAAAAAACCCTTTGATTCGTGTCAGAGCTGGTTGCCATCTCTTTCGCAGCACTGGCCAACTGTCCCAGCTCGTCCTCTGAGTCCGCTTCCTCAAGCGGATCAATGGCCTGGAGATCTCCCCCAGTTCCAGCCCAGAAGGGCCAGAGGCCCGCAGGCGCCATGCAGACCATGGCCCTCTGGGGAAGGGGCCCCTTTACCAGCTGGAGGCACGGGCAGGCCCCCCCTTGTCCAGAGCAGCTGCAGAAGAACTAGCTTAGCTTCTCGGGCTCCAAAAAGAAAGGCTCCCGCTGAGAAGAGGGCTTTGGGGAAGCAGCCGGGGCAGTCCTGCCCATGAGGGAAAGACAGCTGGCCCGCGTGGGAGCCACGCTGCACATGCAGGCTGGCAGAATACCCCAAGCAAACGGTGACCTCTGCCACAGCCCCGAGGTCCTTCAGAAATGCATCCCAAGGCCGTGGGACACGCCAGTCTGAGGACGACGGGGCCGCTGCTGCCAACCGTTACCCACCTGTCTCCttggaagaagaaagtgtggcCCGTGGGCTCCCACCAAACAGCAGCATCCACTCTGTCGTGAGGAATGCCCAGCCCATAACTGCTCAGGGGCTGCGGGTAGCCAGGTTCCAGGTTTGCCTCTCGGAAGAGCCAGTACTGGCCCCCTGAAGAAAGGACATGCAGGGACATCAGGCCAGGCCAGGGGATGGCAGCAGCTGCCCGCTGGGAATTAGGCAGCTGTGGGGCGTCTGTGGGCAATCTAACCTGCAGCATCTGCGGTGGCAGAGAGAATGACTGGAATCCCTCCTTCGGCCTCAGCCTCCTCTCCTGCCAAACTCCTCTTCCCCCACTTAAGAAGCACCTCGAAGGAGGAACCCAAATCTGCTCCCAGCATTCTTGGCACTTCTCCTCCTCAGTAACAGAGGGTACCTCTGCTCCATCTGAAGGCTGCTACTGTTTCGCCTTCAAAAATCTTCCCTTCTCCAGGCTAGACGTACTCGTCTCTGCTAGATCATGGCCCACAGACCTCGGTTCCCAGATGACGCGCGCTGGGGTGACCATGCTTTTTCAAGTGGGGCATCTAGAGAGGGACCCAGACGCAACCAAGTGTGGAGGAGAACAGGCAGCTCCCACGGCTGTTAGGGCTATCGGGCTTCTGCTGACACAGCCAGCCGTAGCCTCGTCAGCAGCAGCATCACGCTGCTGGTCATACTCAGTTTAGGATCTACTGCAACCCCAAACCTTCTCAATATGGCAATCCACTTCTCATCAAAAAATcctattttcctttctctgatCTCCTGGAATCAAATTTCCTGAGACATGGATAAAATATTTAACGATGTTTTGTTTTCACTACGCTACcataaaatcatagggttggaatgACCTtagagatcttctagtccaacccccaccCATAATTCCCAGATGTCACGCTTACTTTACCCCAACGTTCCCACCATTTTAAGTACATCAACTATTTTTTCCCTGTTAATCACAACTAAATCTAGCAGAGCGTACTGTAACTGTGGCAAGAATACCATCTGTTTCTCTCATCGATCCCTACCCAAAGCGCTTTCACAGAATCACGGCCTTTGTGCCAATGACATTGTTTACGTACCTTGCTGCTCCTCCTTTCTTTCTACAGTGTCTCTTCTTTTTGAATCAGCCCTATCCTACaagtgctttattttaaaaataagtgtcATCCACCAAGCCCCAGCAATGCCTTGTATTAGGATTTCAGATCCATTCTGGTTGACTTCTGTCCTCCAGGGGATGGGTCCTGGAGTCTAGGACTGGTGAAAATTCCCAGATTCTCTGCTGCTTTTGCCTGCCAACTCTCAAGTACCACCTAGACATCCTGACTTCCTTCTTGGTCATGCATGACCTCGCCCCAACGGCTCTGAAGCTCTGCCTCCCTCCAAGGGAATTTAGCATGGAGGGCGGTTGGACACCAAGAAGGGGCCCAGCTAAGGAGCTGCAGAAGGCACCTCCAGCATGTGCCACTGAAGACATGATCCTCTTTGGAATCTGACCCTCTGGTGCCAAAGAACAAGGCTGCAAAATCCTTGCCCTACCTGGCCCCAGGGGGAGCATCTGCCCAAAAAACCCAGGTGGTGGAATCTGGAGAAGAACCCTCTGCCCCCTTTTTCCTGACCAGACCCAGCCAGAGAGCTTGGCTTTCCCCTTCTGCCCACCGCTAAAGCCACTCACCTTTAAAGAAGGCAAATCGCCCGTCTTGCCTCTCGTAGGCAGCATCAATGTTTCCAGGGAGCCCCCTCCAGAAGTACCCAATGGGCATGGGGTAGTTGTCCAGCACCCGGTTGTGGCGAACCCGCCAGAACCAGTGGCCCTGAAAATAAGCAAGCATCCACCCGCTCCTGACTTGAGATAGTGACCGTGGCCTCACCTCTGCAGCCTGTTGTTCCGCTGCTCTCCCGAGGAGAATGAGATCTTGAAATGGCATTAGGATACAAGAATGGAAAAGTAACAAGGCAGCGGTGCCCATCCTCCTCTCCCCCTTTCATCCACCCAAGCCCTCAGCACTCAGATGGAGCAGAAGTCTGGCGCTTTCCGCCTCCAGCAGCGCAATCTGCCCAGGGCcggcccccgcccccgccccctggAGAGCAAGTGGGCTCCCCTTTTACTGCCCGGTGAGCAGAGAAAGGGCCGGAGACGCTGCAGCAactcaaaacaaagcaaaaacctgCACTCCAGAAAAAGGCCATCAGAAATACCAGTCAGGGCGAGTTGTTTTCCTAATTTGGGCAGAAACACTTTCCAACATTTTtgccagaggggaaaaaaaaccagggcAGTGTTCCAGAAGTGTGGCGATCCCACCAAAGGGAGGCAGGAAGCAGGGCTCATCCTGACAAGCAGGTTCCTGGCAGAGAAGGAAGCCCCCTTCTCACGCCACTAGATCCTTCCAGCGGGGAAGGCAGGATTGGATCTGGGCCTTTCTGCAGGCAAAACGAGGGCTCTCCTCTCTTTATTGCAGAGTGTGCTGGCAAGGACAGGCTGAGTACTTCCTTATTGCATCACAGCGATTTCAAATCTTTTTCATGTGAAGAAGTATGGTAGAATTCATTACTAGGAGATGTGATGATGGCCACAGACTTGATTAGCTTTAAATAGGGACTGGGTAAGTTCATGATCCCTCAAGAGTTGTTAGACTTGAATCTCAATGTCACCTCTGGGCACATGCCCACTGGAAGCGACCCGTGACAGGGGGCAGAGGGGGCTGTGGCTTTCAGGTACCCAAGAAAGCTGGTTGGTCACTGCGAGGGACAAACCGCTGGACCGGGATGGGCCCTGGGCCTGACCCAGCAGActgttcttctgttcttcagCTGGCATTTGAGCTGATTTCATTTGGGGCCGGGCACCAGGAAAGTCCTGCACCCAGAGCACAAGGTGCCAAAGGCAGGCTCGTTTGTGTTCCTGGGGAAGGGCCTGCTTCAGAACTCAGCACTGTAGTGCTGAGCCTGGAAACCTGCTCGCATTAAGCCCAGGGGAGCTCTCCGGAGGGGGCAACTGGATTTCAGGACAAACTGCCCAGTTGGTAGAACTGCCAGGGTTCCCCACCACAGAAGCCACAGCCCAAGACCTTGTGAGGAGCAGCAAGGGGTACAAAGCAAAGGGAAGCACCTTGAACACAAACATCTCTCCGCGCAGAACAGTGACCGTATCGAAGTTCCCTTCGCAGATGTTGGGCTCCGGTGGGTCTGGGGGGCCGGGCTGGGGAGGCTGGTTCGGCTTGCCTGGAGGCTTCTGATCTGGCTTCCGGGGCACCATGGTGGGCAGGGGCTTGGTAGGCTGCTCTCCTGGCGTCCCTGACAAAAAAGGAAAGACCAGTGCAGATGTTGCCAGGGGGGGAAGCTTCTTTCTTAAACATTGGCCTCTTGGTGGTTTATACTTCACTGAATATTGCTGTTGGTATCCATACATTACTCAGATGTTAACAAAGACCAGTAGTTTTTTAAATGACATGATACATTTAGTTACacaaattaatgaaatattgagAAATTTAACCTATCTCTACGATGCATATGAGCTCCCTGTTTAtctattttgtgttttcttttttctttctccttttcttaaaaatgcttaataaaaaatgaaacgaaacaaaataaaatttgcccTCCAAAGGCCACAGGCAGCATGGCCAGTGACGGGCTAGGCCCACCTTTGTGAAGTTGCCTTTACAAATTGCTTgcagtggaaggaaaaaaaacaggtttggGGGAAGGCTGTGTGTTTTTCAAGGCTGAAATGGGTACCTCCTGCCCTGCCACTTGGGGGTGCTCCGGAGGCCTTAGGAGGAGTGCCAGGGCAGGCAGAATGCAGCCCAAGTGCCACAGGTTGCCCACAAACAGAAAGAAACTTTTGTTTAGCACCAAGTCACCCTCCTTCTGGCAAAAAAGCACCCAAATTATGCCCAGGAAGAAGCAGGCTTGCTCTCCCTGTGGCTGTTTTCTGATAGACCAAATACCAGATGGGTCACCTAGAAGTGAATCTTCCCACCTAGAAGTGAATCTTCCCACAGCCACTATTTAGCCTACCATTTACCCCTCACCAGGCAAGGACATTTTCCAGCCTCTCCTATTGTCCACCAGATGCCAGGCAGTTCTTGAGACAATGGCAAATATCATGAAAATGGTTGCAAAGATCATCTTCAACACCTCCACTTGGTCACTGTTGATCAGGAGATGAGGAGGCAAATGGCATTCCTGACAGGCAGAGACCTGGCTTCTTCCGTGCAGCATCTTTAGACATCAGCCTGGAGAGTGGCTCTGGACACTTATCctgcatccctccctcccttttttaaaCTGACCCTACACAGAGACATCATCACTCAGTTGCCACTCACTATACAGCTGCTGGATCCCCCGAAGGTCGTCATCTGGCAGCTTGAAGTTCTCTGTGTCCATCCACTGGTAGAAAGGAGCCATGATGGCACCAGGGTTGCTAGAGTGCTCTAGGCCCAAGGAATGGCCCAGCTCATGCATGGCCACCAGGAAGAGGTTGTTTCCTACAGATAACAGCAAGGGTCTGGGGTGTCTCAAGGCCTCCAAATTCTGCATCCCCTGATCCACACTTGCCCAGCTACAGGGCAGGAAAGCAGAAGAGGGCCCTTCGCGCTTGAAGGAGGAACATCTACAGTGAATAAAGATTCTCTGTTAAGAATCACATGGACCTCTAGTCAGAGGGGCGATCAGGGCCAGCAGCTGGCTTCAGGGAAGGAAACTGAGCCAGGAGGTAGATGGAACCATCACAACATTTTCAAgcgtaaaagaaaataaaaatccaggatGCTTCACCAGTTTAATCTAGGCAAGTGTTCGCTGAAGACCTGATAAATGGGAATCAtttggaaagggccatttaaTTCCCCAGGCTGCAGCCAACACAActgccttttcccctttcttcccctGTCCTTCTgctagcccttcaaggtagaccagactaaggaaACCAAGGCCATGCAGGTCGGgacttcttttattgtaaagctacaggagcagaatcttgcaagtctgaatgtgcttcccccctccctcgcgCTGTCTTCAAGGGAGGGGCTCGTCTGAGACATTCACTCAAACCAGCTTCTCGGAGTGGGCTCGAGCCCCGCTCGTTCCACCGCcgccttggcagtggctcttcctctgtccttcaaggccgttcCCTCTGCCCTCCACACCTTCTCCTACCCAAGACACTTCCTTACCCAGCACCTCTGTGTTCTCTAGTGTCCAGGGCTCGTCCAAGTCAAAATGAACATCTCCTCCCATTCCAGGACCTGGAAAATACGCATGTGCCAGAAAGCCCCCGGTGCCGTCAAAGGGGGAACTGTCCCCATGGAATCCCGAGGCAAAGAGCACCATGATGTCAGCCTCTCCTCTCCTCGTCTGTCTAATTTCATTGTATGGGATCTCCTGGAAGGCCAGCGGGGTCACTTGCCCCCATACACGGATAGCTCGGCGAATGGCGTCATACGAATGGAAGAACCCCAGCTTCTCCGTATGGTTCTGGATGCTGCCAAAAGAAAGGGGGGGTGGGACATAGAGAAGTTCTACTACCTCTGGTTAGGGGAGCAGGTGGTCCTCCagggagccccccccccactgctgCAGTGCCACACCTTCTCTTAGCCCCCATGCTTCAGCACCTGGGATGCAAGCCCCAAAGCTTTCAGAAAGTGAAAGGCAAGAGGACAGCCAAACTTAACTGCGGAGGTCAACAGCAGCTTCCCGCAAAGCTGAAGGGTGGTCCTGTAGCAGAAAAGCAGCTGAGGACAGGGCTGAGCTCCAGAGAGGGCAGAGAGGAGAGAGTGCCTTTGAAGTGTACACCTTGCTATAAGGACCCATCGCAGCTTTTTATCCACAGGCCTCACCTTTGTCGCTCGGTTTTTCCACCACTGTACCTCAGTTCACGTACAGGTTTAACACGCCACTGCTGCCACCCCTCTGACCAGGGCATGGGGGGCATCTGATGAGGGGGGCCATTTCCCACGAAGGCTCATGCCACAAAAAACTGCTCAGCCTTTAGAGTCTTAAGAGAATCTATAGGAAGAATGTTTCTTCCAGGGGCTCCAGACACCGTTGCTATTCCAAGCATCTGGAAAATCAGCAGGGACCGAACTTGTGACTGTATAGTCAAAGCGCCTTTGACAATATAATCCAGGTGCACCTCAGACAACTCAAATTCAAAATGCAAGAATAAATCTGTAGACTAATGTAAGATCCTTATTCTTCAAAGACTCCTGGAAGCAGAGAAATGTCCCTGCTGGTCTTGGAAATTTTCAAGCAAACACCCCAACAAGGAATTGGACTTCTGAACTGAACATCCAGGGTCCTCTCCACGGATCACACACACTGCCTCCCACCCTTATCCTCCTCCTCTGTAACCCTCCCTTTGGCAAAATCTTCTGAATGTTGCAGTCACCAGATCCTGGCATCAAGCAAATTTATGCAAAACTCTACCATGCATCTTTTCACCCAGCATTTTAGGGGGTTGCAACTGAGCTACGTGATCAGGTCTACAGCAACCCCTGGCTCCCCATGTTCTCTGCTTCAGGCCTCAACAGCTGGATGTACCTAAAGGTCAGGTGCGTCTGGCTCCACCTCCGTCCAGTCAGAGCGTATCGCTTCCGCCGCATGTTAGCTTTGACCTGAGCCCCAATTTTGTCAGGAACTCCGCACCGGGGACGCTTCATCCATCTTCAAGTTACAATAATCAGGGAATGGAAGGccaagagcaaaacaaaacaattaagcaAAACATCTTCCTGACTGGACTCTCAGCATGTTGACATTTCTAGAATCTAATTGGGGAGCTCGGGGAATGTAGTGGAGACCCACACTGAAACTCACCCTTGACCAGAGACCTCACTGGTTGCTCTGGGCCTTCCCTTCTTCACAGGGAGGTCATTGCAGGAATAAATTCCAGGATGCAAGGTTTAAAACAGAACAGCCTAATTTTTTGAGACTGGGGCTACATTCCCAAAGTGAGCAAAGCAAATATtcaatttgatttaattgaatTTATAGTTCATTCCCTCTGGGCGTTCAAGGTAGGCTGGAGACTCCACAAGGACTACTGAAACTTTTTTTGCTACAGGgtgtaacaacagaatcttgagtttccctctgccccacTCTTATACCCAAGCAAACCAAGACAGCACAATCCTGACCTCCTTTCTCACCCCTGCCTCCTTCTCAtggctaagctgatgtttacgCAACcgctcttgcattccttcttcatggctatctccatactcctctacacCACCTCTCCCAGCAGTCTCCCCTTCCATGCACAGAGATAAGGTACTATGGGAATCAACTACAGATTCACTCCCCACACCCTTTTTTGGCAGTTCCCCAAAGTCACTAACAAGGCTTGCTGCACAATGGCCTAGAGTGGAGAATCTATCATGGCAGGAAGCACAGAGCCCTTTTCTTCCTGGGGTTCACTGTCTGGTGAGAGTGGTGGCAGACCATGGAAACAGGACTGGTGTGGGAGTTTCAGATGAGCAAGACATGGGGCATAGACATCTGTTGTGCTTTCCCATAGTCTTTCGGATTCAGGATAGCCTTTCCAGTGAGTTGGATGTTCCAAACATCTCCTCCTGCATCTAAAATCCAGAATACATTCtgctttgtacaggtagtccccacttaccaactgctcattcagcaaccgtttgaagttacaacagcactgaaaaaggaaatttacgaccagtcctcgaacttgcagccatcacagcatcccacggtcacatgatcaccatttgtgaccttcacagctggcttccaacaagcaaagtcaatggggaagctggcagaaagttgcaagttggggtcatgtgacattgtgcttaatgaccatgggtgatctGTTCaacaactgcagctggaactgacatcataagtcGGGCGCAGTcatgtttcactttacaactgcattgcttagtgacacagttgctggtcccaattgcagtcagtaagtgaggactatctgtattctttTTTCCCATTCACCAGCATAGGTGTGGGAGGAACAGTTTTAAAATCTAAGAGGCAGGTGGGCTCCTCATGAATAAGCAGAGCCCAACAGAATACCAGACAAATCTTCATCAAAGTAGGTAACTGCAAACGAAATGCCATTGGGTTAATTTGCTGTTTAActggaaaggggccaataaatgcCAAGTCCAGCTTTTTAGATAGGCaggcagaaatttaaaaaatgtatgagaAAAACCACACTGCAATCTTGGTACCCTCTCGCCTGTGTGCGTCTTCAGCCTGCTTGCCAAACTGAGCTGCTCCCTTAAGAGGAGCTGACCAGTGCACCCACAAAGCC from the Candoia aspera isolate rCanAsp1 chromosome 11, rCanAsp1.hap2, whole genome shotgun sequence genome contains:
- the MMP15 gene encoding matrix metalloproteinase-15, with translation MGGGGRLQPLPLLPLLLLLRVSAGPVPGEVDAEAWLQSYGYLPAPSRQLSPLRAARSLSAALAEMQAFYGIPVTGALDEQTRAWMKRPRCGVPDKIGAQVKANMRRKRYALTGRRWSQTHLTFSIQNHTEKLGFFHSYDAIRRAIRVWGQVTPLAFQEIPYNEIRQTRRGEADIMVLFASGFHGDSSPFDGTGGFLAHAYFPGPGMGGDVHFDLDEPWTLENTEVLGNNLFLVAMHELGHSLGLEHSSNPGAIMAPFYQWMDTENFKLPDDDLRGIQQLYRTPGEQPTKPLPTMVPRKPDQKPPGKPNQPPQPGPPDPPEPNICEGNFDTVTVLRGEMFVFKGHWFWRVRHNRVLDNYPMPIGYFWRGLPGNIDAAYERQDGRFAFFKGGQYWLFREANLEPGYPQPLSSYGLGIPHDRVDAAVWWEPTGHTFFFQGDRYWRFDEDRDSVDHGYPRKVSVWAGVPPAPKGAFLSPDAAHTYFYKGRLYWKFNNERLKTEPGYPKSILRDFMGCQEEAAVDPDPGHRWPDAGQPPFKPRQDKETEEGAVAPGPEEEEEEEESTVEKDAGEGRGRGGEGGGDMDIVVHINDYPLMVSIAMAVVLLLLLLCVLGLAYVIVRLQRKGHPHALLYCKRSLQEWV